The DNA window CATTTTCTAATGAAATTGATTCTTTTATATAATTATCTTTTTCTTCAATTATTTCTCCCGACAATTTATCATCTATTTGCTGTATAAATTTTGTTTGATTAATTCTTATGAATTTTTCAAAATCTAAGTATAGTTGGTCGTTAATCTTTAAGTATAAACTATCTGCCTGTGAAAGAAAATCATCTTCGTAAAACTTGTTTTTAAAGTAATCTATTTTATTCCTGTCAATAGTTTCTAAACCTTTTTGAATATAATATAAATAAACTTTTTCAACAAGTTTGTAGTATTCTTTGTTTGGTAACAATTTTAAACCTTTGAGAATTGCTGGAAAGTATTTATCATACCCATTATAAATAAATTGGCTAAAACCACCATTTGTTACTTGACCATCTAAGTACCACCAAAAGTAGAGGGCTTTTTGTTCCTTGTTCAATATTTTAACACCCATTCTATGACTAAGTTGATTTTCTTTGCAATAATTTGTAACTTTATCAGATATAGGCTTTAGGATCTCCCAGTTAAAATCCATTTCTCTTAATCTGTAATAATTGATTTTAGAAATGTCAGGTTTGAAATTTGAATTAATATCAATAATTCCAAATTTGTCGTTTTTTAAATGTTTATCTATTATTATTTTTTCATTTTTATTTAAATTACATTTGATGTTTTTAATGTTTTGAGAGTGTGTAATTTGATTTGATGATATTAACAAAAATAGAAAAAAGTAATGTTTCATAGTAATGTCTGTTGTTTTTACATTGTCTCAACCTGTTTATATATGCTACTTACCAAATAAACCCCAATTGCGTATTTCTGTGCAGCTCTAATCTCTTATCTTGAACTTAATAGGGAAAATATATAAAACATTAACAGGTATCTTTTTATGGCAACCAGGTTTCCATGCTGGTGATTCTGATATAACTCTAATTGCTTCTATGTTTAAATCTGTTATGGATGGTTTCATTATTTCTGGATTTCTAATTTTCCCATTCACATCAATTATTGCTGTAACCCAAACGGTTCCTTCTATTCCATTTTTTTCAGCATATATTGGATATTTCAAATTCTTAGATACGTATTCTTCAAAATTTTTAGTTGTATCATTTCCATTAAAAACGGGCATCTTTTCAACCGCAACGAATGTTCCATTTTTGTTCATGTATTTTTCATCCTCTTTGCTGAAATTTTTATTTATTACACTATCTGGAGTATAATTCATTGCTTCGTTTTTCAAATAGTCAATAACCTTTGAGTAGTTAATTTTGTAAAGGATATCTCCGGTTTCATTATAGTATATCCAAAGTCCAGTTGGAATGTTTTGGTCGTACTCTCCAGATGCACAGACTTTACCGTTATTGAAAAAATAAAATTTTCCTTGTCTTATTTCTTGGTCTATGTTACTTAATCTCCCAGTGTATAATAGTACTGAATCTTTGGTTAATTTTTTTATTGCAAATGTCTTATTATCAATAGGTGTTGTTATTTGAATCAACCCGCTGCCATTCTGCTGTGATTGACAATAAGAACTGAAATTTGTTACCAAGATGATTGAAATAAGAAGCAAGAAATGTTTCATGTTATAGTTGTGGTTTGGCATTGATGTATTTGCAACTGTATTGTTGTTGATATAAAATGCAGGATTTTTATATATGTTTCCCGCCATTTGCTTCAAACAAAATTAGTATAAGTTTGGATAAAACACCAGCATTTGATTGATGCATAGCATGTCGTCTAAAGTAAGTCTTCATTTTCAGAGTGTTCTATTTGTCTGTAAGTTTACAGTTTTTGCAACAGAGCTAATTATATAATAAATAAATACGTATATTTAAATCTAATTAACCATCAGTATTCTTATTTGGTATGAAAAGGAATCAGTATGTTCTATTGGTAGCCATAGTTTTGCTAATGGCTGCAGGCTGCTCCCGCGAGCAGCAGGAGATTGGGCCTACTCCATTGTCAGAGTCTTCGGCAAAAGGTTCTTTAAAGTCGACGACGGTTGCCTTCTCCGAGGCTTTTGAGTCTGGTACAAAGGCGGCCTATTCGGCTGGCAACGTAACGCTTTCGAGTGGGCTATGGTCGTTTAACGATGCGCTGCTGGGAAATTCGAGCTCCGACAAGAAGGCCGGATCGCAGTCGGCTAGGATTCGGAACACGGGTAAGCTTACAATGCTCTTTAGTAAGGCTAACGGGGCGGGAACGATCACCATTTCGCATGCGGTATACGCTACCGATGGTTCCAGCACCTGGGAGCTCTGGATCTCGTCTAACTCTGGCTCTTCGTGGAGCAAGGTAGGAGGTGCGGTAACCACTAGCAGCGCGAGCCTAGCTACGGCCACGTTTACGGCCAACGTTGCTGGTAGCATCAGAATCGAGCTGCGAAAAACAGGTGGGGCTTCAAATCGGATTAACATCGACAACATTTCCATTACCGACTACTCGTCGGTTACACCGCCCGATCCCGATCCATCTTTTGTGGAGGATGGCAACATGGCCTTTGGCAATCCGAGTGGTGCCGTGGCAAACATTCTTAGCCCTAATAACTACCTAATGGTTAAGCCCCAGTACGCCATGGGGTACAGCAACGCTAAGCTTACGCCTATTTGGACAAGCTGGCATGTCACCTCAACCGATTTAGGGTCAACACCTCGGCAGGATGATTTTCGCCCCGACGCTACGCTTCCTTCCGGTTGGTATCAGTGCGTCTCCTCCGAATATTCGGGCTCTGGATTCGATAGGGGGCATATGTGTCCGTCGGCTGATAGGACTAGCTCGGTAGCCAACAACTCGGCTACCTTCTTAATGACCAACATGGTGCCTCAGGCTCCCCAAAACAACCAGGTAACTTGGGCTAACCTCGAGAACTATACGCGCGCTCTGGTAAATGCAGGTAATGAGGTGTACATTATTTGTGGACCTTACGGGCAAGGAGGAACGGGCTCGAACGGTGCAAAAAGTACGGTTGGCAATGGGGTGGTGGTGCCTAGCCAAACATGGAAAATCATACTTGTGTTGCCTCAGGGTACTAACGATTTGAGCCGGATATCAGCAACAACCCGGGTTATTGCCGTTTTAATGCCCAACACCCAAGCATGCAGCAGCAACCCTTGGGGATATTATCGGGTTTCTGTCGATTCTATTGAGTCGCTTACAGGCTTCGACTTCTTTAGCAACCTGCCTGCTAACGTGCAAGCGGCGCTGGAATCGCAGGTGGATAATGGAGCAACGAGCTAAATAGCTTGCGCCTACCAGTAGCCAAAGGGTGCTGGTGTACAATATTTAACGGCTTGGAGAGATACTCTAAGCCGTTTTTTTGAACACTTTGAGCGGGAAGCTGTGCTTCTAATCGTAAAATAGGTTCATAAACCTCATGTACTGCATCAGCTCCTGCTTGTTTCTGAGACAAAGCTTCTCCAGCACATTTCGTCGGTGCTTTCGGGCGGTATCGGTGCTG is part of the Alistipes sp. ZOR0009 genome and encodes:
- a CDS encoding DNA/RNA non-specific endonuclease, with amino-acid sequence MKRNQYVLLVAIVLLMAAGCSREQQEIGPTPLSESSAKGSLKSTTVAFSEAFESGTKAAYSAGNVTLSSGLWSFNDALLGNSSSDKKAGSQSARIRNTGKLTMLFSKANGAGTITISHAVYATDGSSTWELWISSNSGSSWSKVGGAVTTSSASLATATFTANVAGSIRIELRKTGGASNRINIDNISITDYSSVTPPDPDPSFVEDGNMAFGNPSGAVANILSPNNYLMVKPQYAMGYSNAKLTPIWTSWHVTSTDLGSTPRQDDFRPDATLPSGWYQCVSSEYSGSGFDRGHMCPSADRTSSVANNSATFLMTNMVPQAPQNNQVTWANLENYTRALVNAGNEVYIICGPYGQGGTGSNGAKSTVGNGVVVPSQTWKIILVLPQGTNDLSRISATTRVIAVLMPNTQACSSNPWGYYRVSVDSIESLTGFDFFSNLPANVQAALESQVDNGATS
- a CDS encoding energy transducer TonB, translated to MAGNIYKNPAFYINNNTVANTSMPNHNYNMKHFLLLISIILVTNFSSYCQSQQNGSGLIQITTPIDNKTFAIKKLTKDSVLLYTGRLSNIDQEIRQGKFYFFNNGKVCASGEYDQNIPTGLWIYYNETGDILYKINYSKVIDYLKNEAMNYTPDSVINKNFSKEDEKYMNKNGTFVAVEKMPVFNGNDTTKNFEEYVSKNLKYPIYAEKNGIEGTVWVTAIIDVNGKIRNPEIMKPSITDLNIEAIRVISESPAWKPGCHKKIPVNVLYIFPIKFKIRD
- a CDS encoding DUF4375 domain-containing protein; this translates as MKHYFFLFLLISSNQITHSQNIKNIKCNLNKNEKIIIDKHLKNDKFGIIDINSNFKPDISKINYYRLREMDFNWEILKPISDKVTNYCKENQLSHRMGVKILNKEQKALYFWWYLDGQVTNGGFSQFIYNGYDKYFPAILKGLKLLPNKEYYKLVEKVYLYYIQKGLETIDRNKIDYFKNKFYEDDFLSQADSLYLKINDQLYLDFEKFIRINQTKFIQQIDDKLSGEIIEEKDNYIKESISLEN